The proteins below come from a single Flavobacterium lindanitolerans genomic window:
- a CDS encoding pyridoxamine 5'-phosphate oxidase family protein: protein MGDYKNLSSEDAVSKLKKLAEDIRVCMFCTDLTHAPFSTRPMSVQEVDESGNIWFLSGADSDKNFEIKQDENVQLLFAKNSSSEYLNVYGKAFIYRDKSTIEDKWSPIAKAWFSKGKDDPNVTVIRVQPDYVYYWDTKSGKMVSLLKIAVGAIIGKPLDDSIEGKLSV, encoded by the coding sequence ATGGGAGATTATAAAAACTTAAGCAGCGAAGATGCTGTCTCGAAATTGAAAAAACTGGCAGAAGATATCAGAGTTTGTATGTTTTGCACGGATTTGACGCATGCGCCGTTTTCAACACGGCCAATGAGCGTACAGGAAGTAGATGAATCAGGAAACATATGGTTTTTGAGCGGTGCCGATAGCGATAAGAATTTCGAGATAAAACAAGACGAAAATGTACAATTGCTTTTTGCAAAGAATTCAAGTTCAGAGTATCTGAATGTATACGGAAAAGCATTTATCTACCGGGATAAATCGACCATCGAAGACAAATGGAGTCCCATTGCAAAAGCATGGTTTTCAAAAGGTAAAGATGACCCGAATGTTACCGTAATCCGCGTTCAGCCTGATTATGTTTATTATTGGGATACCAAAAGCGGCAAGATGGTATCGCTATTGAAAATAGCTGTAGGTGCCATTATTGGAAAACCACTAGACGACAGTATAGAAGGAAAACTTTCGGTATAA
- a CDS encoding DUF3667 domain-containing protein has translation MGHQKLRENKTCLNCNYVVENKFCPNCGQENTETRQSFHYLFTHFIEDLTHYDGSFWKTIKGLLFKPGYLTKTYLEGKRKKFVPPVKLYIFISFVTFFLPTLLPGPSLIKFNEKKDVEKQEVKTTKEEVNKESEKGLKEMNDEVEEELSGIDLPNRPRIKNLTQLDSIQKNSQKAEKLSDFEYNATKKIIKILKSKNRAELWNKAMESFVHTLPKVLFLYMPIFAFFLWLMHDKKKWYYFDSGVFTLHYFSFLLLVITIGMLFNWIMDLIPYGSIFSNLYNLAAMFYMFFYFFRAHSNFFGEHKAISRLKGFVLFFINMLLISIFSTILFLYSLWNLH, from the coding sequence ATGGGACACCAAAAACTACGGGAAAACAAAACCTGCCTGAACTGCAATTATGTAGTTGAAAATAAGTTCTGCCCTAATTGCGGACAGGAAAACACCGAAACAAGACAATCATTTCATTATCTGTTTACGCATTTTATAGAAGACCTTACCCATTATGACGGCAGCTTCTGGAAAACCATAAAAGGCCTCTTATTCAAGCCCGGTTATTTGACAAAAACTTATCTGGAAGGCAAAAGAAAAAAATTCGTACCTCCGGTAAAGCTTTATATTTTCATCAGTTTTGTAACCTTCTTCCTTCCTACGCTTTTGCCTGGCCCATCGCTTATAAAGTTTAATGAAAAGAAAGATGTCGAAAAACAAGAGGTAAAAACAACAAAGGAGGAAGTAAATAAAGAAAGTGAAAAGGGACTTAAAGAAATGAATGACGAGGTGGAAGAGGAACTTTCAGGAATAGACCTTCCTAACAGACCCCGCATCAAAAACCTCACACAGTTAGATTCCATTCAAAAAAACTCTCAAAAAGCAGAAAAGCTCTCAGACTTTGAATATAATGCCACTAAAAAAATCATAAAAATTCTAAAGAGCAAAAACAGGGCTGAACTTTGGAACAAGGCTATGGAATCCTTTGTCCATACACTTCCAAAAGTCTTGTTTTTATATATGCCGATATTTGCTTTTTTCCTTTGGCTGATGCACGACAAGAAAAAGTGGTATTATTTTGACAGTGGGGTGTTTACCCTGCATTATTTCTCATTCCTTTTGCTTGTTATAACGATTGGAATGCTTTTTAACTGGATTATGGACCTGATCCCGTATGGCAGCATCTTTTCCAACCTTTATAATCTTGCTGCCATGTTCTATATGTTTTTTTACTTTTTTAGAGCCCACAGCAACTTTTTTGGAGAACACAAAGCCATTTCAAGACTAAAGGGCTTTGTACTGTTTTTTATAAACATGCTCCTTATCAGTATTTTTTCAACAATACTATTTCTCTACAGCCTATGGAATTTACATTAA
- a CDS encoding STAS/SEC14 domain-containing protein — MIEQIHNLPQNMVGFRSSGEVTQDDFKLVNKKVSELVETTGKLNYLLFLDNSPADFTFGAWIQDALLGIKNITKWNRAAIISDSETVDKFTSFFSKIMPGEFKVFRKDDMARAVDWTSEKIDIKE; from the coding sequence ATGATAGAACAAATCCACAACCTGCCACAAAATATGGTCGGTTTTCGCTCCAGTGGCGAGGTTACACAGGACGATTTTAAACTCGTAAATAAAAAAGTTTCTGAGCTTGTCGAAACAACAGGCAAGCTCAATTATTTGCTTTTTTTAGATAATTCTCCGGCCGATTTTACTTTTGGGGCCTGGATACAGGATGCCTTGCTGGGTATCAAAAATATTACCAAATGGAACCGGGCCGCTATTATTTCCGATTCCGAAACGGTCGACAAATTCACTTCTTTTTTCAGCAAAATTATGCCTGGAGAATTTAAGGTTTTCCGAAAGGACGATATGGCACGTGCTGTTGACTGGACTTCGGAAAAAATTGATATCAAAGAATAA
- a CDS encoding AsmA-like C-terminal region-containing protein, producing the protein MQIKAVISRFLEKISGLPRWVRISFRVLSGVFLLIIILYIGLAFYVNTHKEEILASINQKINENINGKFTAESMEPTFLQGFPRVSLRIKNAVLKDSLWNSHKNTLLQAEDFNVSINVLAFLRGTLEIKKIAINEAKIHLFVAENGYSNTAIFKPKQEKEASGEGSSFAEIKAFELHNVVFISENLKGKKLFKFSINDLKGRLDYNSEGWKAAVKLDASAQSLAFNTVHGSFIKDKTLNGKFDIAYNEKAETIVFDPNDLEIGSDVFNIGGKFNVGKNNSGFSLHIRADNILWKNASNLLSNNISRQLNRFDLEKPIDVNCDIIGDLNAEGDPLFLVKAVVKNNRLHIPDGIIDNCSFNGMYTNELVKGKGFNDPNSVVKLMGFKGDYKEIPFVMDSAIINDFSKPIASGVFKAKFPLEKLNNAVDRNLMVFSKGNADVEFQFKADIVDFEITKPFVSGLVAIKNGDMRYVPRNLAFKNTNVALNFTDKDLFISNIRLQSGKSIVNMEGSIQNFLNLYYTEPEKLVLNWKVTSPQLYLGEFLGFLDNRKTVKRAPVKTKKGNVNDKLDFLFEKSNVALNVQIDKFYYNKFTATNTKAAILLSDSGITIQNAVVHHAGGQVNLSGSVQQGKTKNNFSMKANVSNVAIEKFFYAFNDFDMQSLKSKNLKGYLTTSATISGTISNEGKLVPNSMNGTVGFALKNGALISFQPIKSAGKFAFPFRDLDNITFSNLKGNFDISGEKVTIHPMQINSSVLNMDIAGIYSFGKGTNIALDVPLRNPKNDKDITDKEKLEERRNRGIVLHLLASDGDDGKIKIRLVSKKKRNEEVDLGDKQ; encoded by the coding sequence ATGCAAATAAAAGCTGTAATTTCCAGATTCCTTGAAAAAATAAGCGGCCTGCCTCGTTGGGTTAGGATTTCATTTAGGGTTTTGTCAGGGGTATTTCTGCTAATCATTATACTGTACATAGGACTTGCTTTTTATGTCAATACCCATAAGGAAGAAATCTTAGCCTCAATCAATCAAAAAATCAACGAAAATATCAATGGTAAATTTACAGCAGAAAGTATGGAGCCTACTTTTTTGCAAGGATTTCCGCGTGTTTCATTAAGGATAAAAAATGCGGTTTTAAAAGACAGCCTTTGGAACTCCCATAAAAATACACTGCTGCAGGCCGAAGATTTTAATGTTTCGATTAATGTGCTGGCTTTTCTAAGAGGAACATTAGAGATTAAGAAGATAGCTATCAATGAGGCAAAGATTCATTTGTTTGTTGCCGAAAACGGTTATAGTAATACGGCGATTTTTAAACCAAAGCAAGAAAAGGAAGCTTCTGGTGAAGGCAGCTCTTTTGCAGAAATAAAGGCTTTTGAATTGCACAATGTTGTTTTTATCTCTGAAAATCTCAAAGGGAAAAAACTTTTTAAATTTTCAATCAATGACCTGAAAGGACGATTGGATTATAACTCGGAAGGCTGGAAAGCGGCTGTAAAATTAGATGCTTCTGCCCAAAGTCTGGCTTTTAATACGGTGCACGGAAGTTTTATTAAGGACAAAACATTAAATGGCAAATTTGATATTGCTTATAATGAAAAAGCAGAAACGATTGTTTTTGACCCAAATGATTTGGAAATAGGCAGTGATGTCTTCAATATTGGAGGAAAATTTAATGTTGGTAAAAACAATTCCGGCTTTTCACTGCATATCAGGGCAGATAATATTTTATGGAAAAATGCTTCCAATCTGCTTTCAAACAATATCAGCCGGCAATTGAACCGGTTTGATTTGGAAAAACCCATCGATGTCAATTGTGATATTATTGGTGATTTGAATGCTGAAGGCGACCCGTTATTTTTGGTAAAAGCGGTTGTCAAAAATAATCGCCTTCATATTCCTGACGGAATTATTGATAATTGCAGCTTCAACGGAATGTATACCAATGAATTGGTTAAAGGCAAAGGATTTAACGACCCTAATTCTGTCGTTAAGCTTATGGGATTCAAAGGCGATTATAAAGAGATTCCTTTTGTGATGGATTCTGCCATAATTAATGATTTCAGCAAGCCTATTGCCTCGGGTGTTTTTAAGGCGAAATTTCCCCTTGAAAAATTAAATAATGCTGTTGACAGGAATCTGATGGTATTTTCCAAAGGCAATGCAGATGTTGAATTTCAATTTAAAGCCGATATTGTTGATTTTGAAATTACGAAGCCTTTTGTTTCAGGGTTGGTTGCCATTAAAAACGGAGATATGCGTTACGTGCCAAGAAATCTGGCATTCAAAAACACGAATGTAGCTCTGAATTTTACAGATAAGGATTTATTTATCAGTAATATCAGATTACAAAGTGGTAAAAGTATTGTCAATATGGAAGGAAGTATTCAAAATTTCCTTAACCTGTATTATACGGAGCCTGAAAAACTGGTGTTGAATTGGAAAGTAACAAGTCCTCAACTGTATTTGGGAGAATTTCTAGGTTTTTTGGATAATCGTAAAACAGTGAAGCGTGCTCCGGTAAAAACAAAAAAAGGGAATGTGAACGATAAATTGGATTTTCTTTTTGAAAAGAGCAATGTCGCCCTGAATGTCCAGATAGACAAATTCTACTATAATAAATTTACCGCGACCAATACAAAAGCGGCCATACTGCTTTCGGACTCCGGAATTACAATACAAAATGCAGTTGTACATCACGCAGGAGGTCAGGTAAATCTCAGCGGTTCTGTACAGCAGGGAAAAACAAAAAATAATTTTTCGATGAAGGCCAATGTGTCTAATGTGGCGATAGAAAAATTTTTCTATGCGTTTAATGATTTTGATATGCAATCTCTGAAATCAAAAAACCTGAAAGGTTATCTGACGACTTCCGCAACCATTTCCGGAACTATTTCAAATGAAGGTAAGTTGGTGCCCAATTCTATGAACGGAACGGTTGGTTTCGCCCTTAAAAATGGTGCCCTCATTAGCTTTCAACCAATTAAAAGTGCCGGAAAATTTGCCTTTCCTTTTCGCGATTTGGATAATATTACATTCAGCAACCTGAAAGGTAATTTCGACATAAGTGGAGAAAAGGTAACGATTCACCCAATGCAGATTAATTCAAGCGTACTGAATATGGATATTGCCGGAATCTATTCTTTTGGGAAAGGCACGAATATAGCGCTTGACGTACCACTCCGGAATCCTAAAAATGATAAGGATATAACCGATAAGGAAAAGCTGGAAGAAAGGAGAAACAGAGGTATAGTACTGCATCTCCTGGCATCAGACGGTGATGACGGAAAAATAAAAATCAGACTCGTTAGTAAGAAAAAACGAAATGAGGAAGTCGATTTAGGCGATAAGCAATAG
- a CDS encoding YegP family protein: MGTFLISKRKNDEFQFVLKAGNGEVILTSEGYSSKAGCTNGIESVRKNSQDDSKFDKKEASNGKLYFNLKATNGQIIGSSQMYASASGRDNGIESVKKNAPDADVKEDL; the protein is encoded by the coding sequence ATGGGGACATTCTTGATTTCAAAAAGAAAAAATGACGAGTTTCAATTTGTACTGAAAGCCGGAAACGGAGAAGTCATATTGACAAGTGAAGGCTATTCAAGCAAAGCCGGATGTACGAACGGTATCGAATCAGTACGAAAAAATTCACAGGACGATTCTAAATTCGATAAAAAGGAAGCTTCAAATGGCAAATTATATTTTAACCTAAAAGCTACAAACGGACAGATTATTGGGTCAAGCCAGATGTATGCTTCTGCTTCAGGACGCGATAACGGAATCGAGTCTGTAAAAAAGAATGCGCCAGACGCAGATGTGAAAGAAGATTTGTAG
- a CDS encoding DUF421 domain-containing protein: MYSIFEWERLLINNHPFEFLFEVIFRSVIMFIVLLITLRFTGKRGVKQLSIFETVIIIALGSAAGDPMFYEDVGLIPAITVFIVIILLYRFVTMLTGKFKWFENLVEGKTECLIENGKFSIASFEREGLAQDEFFSELRLRSIEHLGQVRNAYLETSGEVSIFFYEDKDVKYGLPILPQLFEKKSQTIPGAGFYSCTFCGHTKEVEAGKAHCEVCHKTEWVEAINTIRKA; encoded by the coding sequence ATGTATTCTATTTTTGAATGGGAAAGGCTGCTTATAAACAATCATCCTTTCGAGTTTCTTTTCGAGGTAATTTTCAGGTCGGTCATTATGTTTATTGTCCTGTTGATTACATTGCGGTTTACCGGAAAAAGAGGAGTGAAGCAGCTTTCGATTTTTGAGACTGTTATCATTATTGCTTTAGGTTCTGCAGCCGGCGACCCTATGTTCTATGAAGATGTAGGATTGATTCCGGCCATTACGGTTTTTATTGTTATCATTTTGCTGTATCGGTTTGTGACCATGCTAACTGGTAAGTTTAAATGGTTTGAAAATCTGGTCGAAGGAAAAACGGAATGCCTGATTGAAAACGGGAAATTTTCTATAGCCAGTTTTGAAAGAGAGGGATTGGCGCAGGATGAATTTTTTTCGGAATTAAGACTTCGTTCAATTGAACATCTTGGACAGGTGAGGAATGCCTATCTTGAAACATCCGGAGAGGTGAGTATTTTTTTCTATGAAGACAAGGATGTAAAATACGGATTGCCTATCTTGCCGCAGTTATTTGAAAAAAAGAGCCAGACCATTCCCGGAGCAGGTTTCTATTCATGTACTTTTTGTGGACATACGAAAGAAGTCGAGGCAGGAAAAGCACATTGTGAAGTTTGCCATAAAACCGAATGGGTCGAAGCAATCAACACTATACGAAAAGCATAA
- the bshB1 gene encoding bacillithiol biosynthesis deacetylase BshB1 — MKLDILFFGAHPDDVELGCGATIAKEVSLGKKVGIVDLTRGELGTRGTAEIRDEEAKNAAAVLGVEIRENLKMRDGFFINDEAHQMQVIKMIRKYRPEIVICNAIDDRHIDHGKGSKLVSDACFLSGLIKIETEIDGIAQAAWRPKLVYHYIQWKDLKPDFVVDVSGFMDKKVASLMEYKSQFYDPNSNEPSTPIATKNFKDSILYRAQDLGRLINSEYAEGFTVERYLAVNSLGDLV, encoded by the coding sequence ATGAAATTAGACATACTTTTTTTTGGTGCGCATCCCGATGATGTTGAATTGGGCTGTGGTGCCACTATTGCTAAAGAAGTCTCGTTAGGAAAGAAGGTTGGTATTGTCGACCTGACCAGAGGAGAATTGGGAACACGTGGCACTGCTGAAATTCGTGATGAAGAGGCAAAAAATGCCGCTGCTGTTTTAGGGGTTGAAATACGTGAAAACCTTAAGATGCGTGACGGTTTTTTTATCAATGATGAGGCCCATCAGATGCAAGTCATTAAAATGATTCGAAAATACAGGCCCGAAATCGTAATCTGTAATGCTATTGATGACAGGCATATTGACCATGGCAAAGGCAGCAAATTGGTTTCTGATGCCTGCTTTTTATCCGGGCTGATTAAGATTGAAACTGAAATTGATGGCATAGCCCAGGCCGCCTGGAGACCTAAACTGGTATATCATTACATCCAATGGAAAGATCTTAAACCGGATTTTGTGGTTGATGTCAGCGGTTTCATGGATAAGAAAGTAGCCTCTCTAATGGAGTACAAATCCCAGTTTTATGACCCAAATTCCAATGAGCCTTCCACGCCAATAGCTACAAAAAACTTTAAAGATAGCATCTTATACCGTGCTCAGGATTTAGGAAGATTGATAAACTCGGAATATGCAGAAGGATTTACCGTAGAAAGATATTTGGCAGTCAATAGCTTAGGGGATTTAGTTTAA
- a CDS encoding isochorismate synthase: MMSGLYQKAEEQFKNRLPFALYSKPGETVAVGIFQKDASLHFTTDFKEEGFVLAPFHGEQFVLLPKEKSDVFTEAYTRIAIENNNTVFGADVAAKENFEQLVQNGVDAICKGNFKKVVLSRKETVSLENVTPFELFKKLLSAYPTAFKYCFFHPEIGMWLGATPEQLLKASGDRIKTVALAGTQVYHEGEIKWEIKEQKEQEFVTEFILEGLEDYAAEKNSSKPYTFRAGNIVHIKTDIEARLHDRQDLEKIIKMLHPTPAVCGLPKEASKKFILENEGYNREYYSGFLGELNRDFAKDKPENSDLFVNLRCMKLQNGKANLYIGCGITKDSIPEKEFIETVNKSLTLKNILG, translated from the coding sequence ATGATGTCCGGATTATACCAAAAAGCGGAAGAGCAGTTCAAAAACAGACTTCCTTTCGCATTGTACTCCAAGCCCGGAGAAACTGTTGCTGTCGGGATTTTTCAAAAGGATGCTTCTTTACACTTTACAACCGATTTTAAGGAAGAAGGATTTGTACTTGCCCCATTTCATGGTGAGCAATTTGTACTGTTACCAAAAGAGAAATCGGATGTCTTTACGGAAGCATATACCCGAATTGCAATTGAAAATAACAATACAGTTTTTGGAGCAGATGTTGCAGCCAAAGAAAACTTTGAACAGTTGGTTCAGAATGGGGTAGATGCTATCTGCAAAGGCAATTTCAAAAAGGTTGTTCTGTCACGTAAAGAAACGGTTTCTTTAGAAAATGTCACTCCTTTTGAGTTGTTTAAAAAACTGCTTTCGGCTTATCCGACAGCTTTTAAATATTGTTTTTTCCATCCGGAGATAGGTATGTGGCTTGGAGCAACTCCGGAGCAGTTATTAAAAGCTTCGGGAGACCGTATCAAGACTGTGGCGCTTGCCGGAACACAGGTGTATCATGAAGGAGAAATAAAATGGGAAATTAAAGAACAGAAAGAACAGGAATTTGTTACGGAATTTATTCTTGAAGGTCTTGAAGATTATGCAGCCGAAAAAAACAGTTCTAAACCTTATACTTTCAGGGCAGGAAATATTGTACATATCAAAACTGATATCGAAGCACGTTTGCATGACAGGCAGGATTTAGAAAAAATAATAAAAATGCTGCATCCAACTCCGGCTGTATGCGGACTTCCAAAAGAAGCTTCCAAAAAATTTATACTCGAAAACGAAGGTTACAACCGCGAGTATTATTCAGGGTTTTTAGGAGAACTGAATCGGGATTTCGCAAAAGATAAACCGGAGAATTCCGACTTATTCGTCAATCTCCGTTGTATGAAGCTGCAAAATGGAAAAGCCAATTTATACATAGGCTGCGGGATTACAAAAGATAGTATTCCGGAGAAGGAATTTATAGAAACTGTGAATAAGTCATTAACGCTGAAGAATATCCTTGGGTAA
- a CDS encoding GNAT family N-acetyltransferase — MITITKTTDYNAVRKIAEQTWPKTYGHILSPEQIDYMFAMMYSIDALKEQADSKGHHFILAEEDGIPLGFASYEFNYKGEPKTKIHKIYILPETQGKGIGKKLLDYIVEKAKENKNTILSLNVNRYNSAYEFYVKIGFEKKGEEDINIGNGYLMEDYIMEKQL, encoded by the coding sequence ATGATTACGATTACCAAAACTACCGATTATAATGCCGTACGAAAGATTGCGGAACAAACCTGGCCTAAAACCTATGGGCATATTCTTTCACCAGAACAGATTGACTATATGTTTGCTATGATGTATAGCATTGATGCGCTAAAAGAACAGGCAGACAGTAAAGGACACCATTTTATTCTTGCAGAAGAGGACGGAATACCTTTGGGTTTTGCTTCTTATGAATTTAACTATAAAGGAGAACCAAAGACCAAAATCCATAAAATTTATATCCTTCCCGAAACACAGGGCAAAGGAATTGGAAAAAAACTACTTGATTACATAGTAGAAAAAGCCAAAGAAAATAAAAATACGATACTTTCCTTAAATGTGAATCGTTACAATTCTGCCTATGAGTTTTATGTCAAAATCGGATTTGAGAAAAAAGGGGAAGAAGATATAAATATTGGAAATGGCTACCTGATGGAAGATTATATCATGGAAAAACAACTATAG
- a CDS encoding hotdog fold thioesterase, which translates to MAFDRNTMLENCKKWCENTLMQTLEIEFIDAGEGYLKAQMPVNPRVHQPMGLLHGGASVALAESVGSAASLMFINPETHEVRGIEISANHVKSKRAGMVYGTAKIIHKGRMVHLWEIRITDENDMLISLCKITNIVLERTKK; encoded by the coding sequence ATGGCTTTCGATAGAAATACAATGCTTGAAAACTGCAAGAAATGGTGTGAAAATACCCTGATGCAGACTTTAGAAATAGAATTTATTGATGCCGGAGAAGGTTATTTAAAAGCCCAGATGCCGGTCAATCCAAGAGTCCACCAGCCAATGGGACTACTTCATGGCGGTGCTTCTGTTGCCCTTGCGGAAAGTGTAGGAAGTGCGGCTTCACTTATGTTTATTAATCCGGAAACTCATGAAGTTCGCGGTATTGAAATTTCAGCAAACCATGTCAAAAGTAAACGGGCGGGTATGGTATACGGAACGGCAAAAATTATCCATAAAGGACGTATGGTACATCTTTGGGAAATCAGGATAACTGATGAAAATGATATGCTGATATCACTATGCAAGATTACCAATATTGTTTTGGAAAGAACAAAGAAATGA
- a CDS encoding M28 family metallopeptidase: MKKMFVSGFMLSLFLVSCSSVKPTKYMEAISASDLKTNLYVIAGDEMEGRNTGEPGQKKAGKYLISQYEKIGVSYPKGATDFYQKVPAAFMSRAFSPKLNDSENIWAFIEGSEKPDEILVISAHYDHVGMKNGQVYNGADDDGSGTVALLEIAKAFMLAKKDGHGPKRSILFLHVTGEEHGLHGSRYYVEHPLFPLKNTIADLNIDMIGRRDDKHKDNGNYVYLIGSDRLSTDLHKISENANKEYTKLELDYKYNDRNDPERIYYRSDHYNFAKNGIPSLFYFNGVHEDYHKATDTPDKIEYDLLQKRAQLVFVTAWELANRKDRPVIDRDGK; encoded by the coding sequence ATGAAAAAAATGTTTGTTTCCGGTTTTATGCTTTCGTTATTCCTGGTTAGCTGTTCTTCAGTCAAGCCAACAAAATATATGGAAGCCATATCTGCTTCTGATTTAAAAACTAATCTCTATGTCATTGCAGGAGATGAAATGGAAGGCCGAAATACTGGCGAACCCGGTCAAAAAAAGGCTGGAAAATACCTGATTTCCCAATATGAAAAAATAGGTGTTTCCTATCCAAAAGGGGCCACCGACTTTTACCAAAAAGTTCCTGCGGCATTTATGTCACGGGCATTTAGTCCTAAACTAAACGATTCCGAAAATATCTGGGCGTTTATTGAAGGTTCTGAAAAACCGGATGAAATTTTGGTCATCTCTGCGCATTACGACCACGTAGGAATGAAAAACGGACAGGTGTATAATGGTGCTGACGATGACGGTTCCGGAACTGTTGCCTTGCTGGAGATTGCTAAAGCATTTATGTTGGCAAAGAAAGACGGACACGGGCCAAAACGCTCTATTCTATTTCTCCATGTAACCGGTGAAGAGCATGGATTACACGGTTCAAGATATTATGTCGAGCATCCGCTGTTTCCATTAAAAAATACAATTGCCGATTTGAATATCGATATGATAGGCCGTCGTGATGACAAACATAAAGACAACGGAAATTACGTTTATCTGATAGGTTCTGACCGTTTGAGTACAGACTTGCATAAGATATCAGAAAACGCAAATAAAGAATATACCAAGCTGGAATTAGACTATAAATACAACGACAGGAATGACCCGGAACGAATCTATTACCGTTCCGACCATTATAACTTTGCAAAAAATGGAATTCCGTCACTATTCTATTTCAACGGAGTTCATGAAGACTATCACAAAGCAACCGATACGCCGGACAAAATAGAATATGATCTGCTGCAAAAAAGGGCCCAACTCGTTTTCGTTACCGCCTGGGAATTAGCAAACCGAAAAGATAGACCTGTTATTGACAGGGATGGAAAATAA